In Romboutsia lituseburensis, a genomic segment contains:
- a CDS encoding RelA/SpoT family protein encodes MHDKQLQELIDKIKSYAPNADVSLVEKAYYFGKSAHEGQFRKSGEPYFIHPIAVANILSDMELDIETIVAGLLHDVVEDTDYTYEDIEREFSQEVANLVDGVTKLGQIKYQSKEETQAENLRKMFLAMAKDIRVILIKLADRLHNMRTLKFMPPEKAKAKAKETLEIYGGIANRLGISMIKWELEDLALRYIDPEGYYDLVEKVAKKRSQREAYIENVLKMLDEKLKSVNISYNVYGRPKHFYSIYSKMNNKHKSFEEIYDLTAVRIIVDTVKDCYAVLGMVHTLWKPIPGRFKDYIAMPKPNMYQSLHTTVIGPDGDPVEIQIRTKEMHRIAEYGIAAHWKYKEGKSAEGSKQNIEEKLKWLRQMMEWEKDLKDPQEFLDALKEDVFSSQVYVFTPRGDVIELPAGATPIDFAYRVHTNVGNKCVGAKIDGRIVTIDYKLQNGNIVEILTSANSNGPSRDWLSIVKTPNAKSRIRQWFKKERREENIERGSLILEREFKKYSLPTKDPSIDKYMQHIAKTFNQPSVEDLVATIGYGGIMASQVVSKVRELYEKEAKKIQKDQLANQPEDFKNHNLSDQEYKKKRKNNSQGIVVKGLDNILVRFAKCCNPLPGDHIVGYVTKGRGVAIHRADCPNANSNGDFFQNRLLEVSWSDANKSKFEAEIQIRAVDRKGIINDITHMVAIDKVSLNGINARKGKDSIVSVNLLVEVNNIDELTLLMKKIKSIPGVEDIYRVIN; translated from the coding sequence ATGCATGATAAACAATTACAAGAACTAATTGATAAAATAAAAAGTTATGCACCTAATGCAGATGTTAGTTTAGTGGAAAAAGCTTATTACTTTGGAAAAAGTGCTCATGAAGGACAGTTTAGAAAATCAGGGGAACCTTATTTTATACATCCAATAGCTGTTGCTAATATACTTAGTGACATGGAACTTGATATAGAAACTATAGTAGCGGGACTTTTACACGATGTTGTTGAAGATACGGATTATACATATGAAGATATAGAAAGAGAGTTCTCACAAGAAGTAGCTAACTTAGTAGATGGGGTAACAAAACTTGGACAAATTAAGTATCAATCAAAAGAGGAAACACAAGCTGAAAATCTAAGAAAAATGTTTCTAGCAATGGCTAAGGATATAAGAGTTATACTTATAAAATTAGCAGATAGATTACATAATATGAGGACTTTAAAATTTATGCCTCCTGAAAAGGCTAAGGCTAAAGCTAAAGAAACTCTGGAAATTTATGGTGGAATAGCGAATAGATTAGGTATATCTATGATAAAGTGGGAGTTAGAAGACTTAGCTTTAAGATATATAGATCCAGAAGGATACTATGATTTAGTTGAAAAAGTAGCTAAAAAAAGAAGTCAGAGAGAAGCATACATTGAAAATGTACTTAAAATGCTTGATGAAAAGCTAAAAAGTGTTAATATTTCATACAATGTATATGGTAGACCGAAACATTTTTACAGTATATATAGCAAGATGAATAATAAGCATAAAAGCTTTGAAGAAATCTATGACTTAACTGCAGTTAGAATAATAGTAGATACTGTAAAAGATTGTTATGCCGTACTTGGAATGGTACATACATTATGGAAGCCTATCCCTGGTCGTTTTAAAGACTATATAGCAATGCCTAAACCAAATATGTATCAAAGTTTACATACAACGGTTATAGGTCCAGATGGAGATCCTGTAGAAATTCAAATAAGAACTAAAGAAATGCATAGAATAGCTGAATACGGAATAGCAGCTCACTGGAAATACAAAGAAGGTAAATCAGCTGAAGGCAGTAAACAAAATATAGAAGAAAAGCTTAAATGGCTAAGACAAATGATGGAATGGGAAAAAGACTTAAAAGACCCACAAGAGTTTTTAGATGCACTTAAAGAAGATGTATTTAGTAGCCAAGTTTATGTATTTACTCCAAGGGGAGATGTTATAGAACTTCCTGCAGGTGCAACACCTATAGATTTTGCTTATAGAGTTCACACTAATGTAGGTAACAAGTGTGTTGGAGCTAAAATTGATGGAAGAATAGTAACTATTGATTATAAACTTCAAAATGGGAATATAGTTGAAATATTGACTTCAGCTAATTCAAATGGACCAAGTAGAGACTGGTTAAGTATAGTTAAAACTCCAAATGCCAAAAGTAGAATAAGACAATGGTTTAAAAAAGAGAGAAGAGAAGAAAATATAGAACGTGGAAGCTTAATATTAGAAAGAGAATTTAAGAAATATAGCTTACCAACCAAAGATCCGTCTATAGATAAATATATGCAACATATTGCTAAAACCTTTAATCAACCAAGCGTAGAAGATTTAGTTGCTACAATTGGATATGGTGGTATAATGGCATCGCAAGTAGTTTCTAAGGTTAGAGAACTTTATGAAAAAGAAGCTAAAAAAATACAAAAAGATCAATTAGCAAATCAGCCAGAAGACTTTAAAAATCATAATTTAAGTGATCAAGAGTATAAGAAAAAAAGAAAAAATAATTCTCAAGGAATAGTTGTAAAAGGATTAGACAATATATTAGTTAGATTTGCTAAATGTTGTAATCCTCTTCCAGGAGATCATATTGTTGGATATGTTACTAAAGGTAGAGGTGTTGCTATACATAGAGCGGATTGTCCAAATGCAAACAGCAATGGTGATTTCTTCCAAAATAGATTGCTTGAAGTTTCATGGAGTGATGCCAATAAGTCTAAATTTGAAGCAGAAATTCAAATAAGAGCAGTTGACAGAAAAGGTATAATAAATGATATAACTCATATGGTGGCAATAGACAAGGTGAGTTTAAATGGTATAAATGCTAGAAAAGGAAAAGATAGCATAGTAAGTGTTAATTTATTAGTTGAAGTTAACAACATAGATGAACTAACACTATTAATGAAAAAAATAAAATCTATACCAGGTGTAGAAGATATATATAGAGTAATAAATTAG
- a CDS encoding adenine phosphoribosyltransferase — protein sequence MDLRKVIREVENFPKEGINFKDITTLMQDGEAFKFTIDEFINDLKDKNVDVIVGPEARGFLMGTPVAYGMGIGFVPVRKPGKLPHEVESYSYGLEYGTDTLEIHKDAIKPGQRVAIVDDLLATGGTMEAAAKLIENLGGEVVSMQFLIELEFLNGRDKLTQYNVNSLIKY from the coding sequence ATGGATTTAAGAAAAGTAATAAGAGAAGTAGAAAATTTCCCAAAAGAAGGTATAAACTTCAAAGACATAACAACATTAATGCAAGATGGAGAAGCTTTTAAATTTACAATAGATGAATTTATAAATGATTTAAAAGATAAAAATGTAGATGTAATAGTAGGGCCAGAGGCAAGAGGATTCTTAATGGGTACACCTGTTGCTTATGGAATGGGAATAGGATTTGTTCCTGTTAGAAAGCCTGGAAAATTACCTCATGAAGTAGAAAGCTATAGCTACGGATTAGAATATGGAACTGATACACTAGAAATACACAAAGATGCTATAAAGCCAGGTCAAAGAGTTGCGATAGTAGATGATTTATTAGCAACTGGTGGAACTATGGAAGCTGCTGCTAAGCTTATAGAAAATTTAGGTGGAGAAGTTGTTTCTATGCAATTCTTAATAGAGCTAGAGTTTTTAAATGGAAGAGATAAATTAACTCAATATAATGTTAATTCTCTAATCAAATACTAA
- the recJ gene encoding single-stranded-DNA-specific exonuclease RecJ — MKKLKFNKKWTLKHMGNVKTDELSNKLKISPEISQILKNRKIENEKDAEIFMNPSLDYLRDPFLMKDMKKSVERINTAIENKERIWIYGDYDVDGVSSTSILCIYFDSINYPINYYIPNRLEEGYGINEEAIKNIYSQGCDLMISVDCGITSVKEVDLANQLGIDVIITDHHECQSEIPNAYAVINQKQDDCDYPFDMLCGCGVAFKLIQALTPKEEFKTSLYNYLEIVTLATICDIVPLVDENRIIVKNGLKLMSEGKNIGLKELIKVCGVESDKIGSSHIGFAIGPRINASGRLGYSKLGVELFTTKSPEKAKEIANILEEKNNERQLIEAKMYQEAEAIIESNERYKNDKVLVIAKEGWQHGIIGIVASKLTEKYYKPTILLTIEGGEATGSARSIKGFSIFDALVRCKDLLNKFGGHEQAAGLGLDSDKVEQLSIQVNKFAQYELSEEDLIENIKVEFELEEHAINLELVEELHKLEPFGLSNPNPRFIVRDAILKNIMAIGKNKQHLKFTIEKEKSYDCIGFNMAYLKGGFNPGDKVDVLFQLDENNFMGNRSVQFLLKDMRLSHPKNTSLNEDSIELFEKIIPDIENLYKFSDVNEEVICNKMNASNIEEALNGNKNINIFEHITKNTLIIANTVNGFYNALSDISLVDEAICGEFEVSYNNFTSNNDKLQLIFSPNIDKIDIKRYNNIILYDYLYNKGDYSYLCTNTNNETSIIKYYSQTDLIYLNNIVNNLVSDREEFISVYKIVLSQKNIEINLKDIKKVFNMIPLKLFAIIKVFKELSLLDFGFKHDEILNTKSIYINILPKPNKKLNLDESKILKNLKELSKEYKESY, encoded by the coding sequence GTGAAAAAGTTGAAATTTAATAAAAAATGGACATTAAAACACATGGGGAATGTAAAAACAGACGAACTAAGTAATAAGCTAAAAATTTCCCCGGAAATTAGTCAAATATTGAAAAATAGAAAAATAGAAAATGAAAAAGATGCCGAAATATTTATGAATCCATCGTTAGATTATCTTAGAGATCCTTTCTTAATGAAAGATATGAAAAAATCTGTAGAGAGAATAAATACAGCAATTGAAAATAAAGAAAGAATATGGATATATGGAGACTATGACGTAGATGGAGTTTCTTCAACATCTATATTATGTATATACTTTGATTCTATAAACTATCCAATTAATTATTACATACCAAATAGATTAGAAGAAGGATATGGAATAAATGAAGAGGCTATAAAAAACATATACTCACAAGGGTGCGATCTTATGATAAGCGTGGACTGCGGTATTACATCTGTTAAAGAAGTTGACTTAGCAAATCAATTAGGGATTGATGTTATAATAACAGATCACCATGAATGCCAAAGTGAAATACCTAATGCATATGCTGTAATAAATCAAAAACAAGATGATTGTGATTATCCGTTTGATATGTTATGTGGGTGTGGTGTAGCTTTCAAACTTATTCAAGCACTTACTCCAAAAGAAGAATTTAAAACTAGCTTATATAACTACCTAGAGATAGTAACGCTAGCTACAATTTGTGATATAGTTCCATTAGTAGATGAAAATAGAATTATTGTAAAAAATGGTTTAAAACTTATGTCAGAAGGTAAAAATATAGGATTAAAAGAGCTTATAAAAGTTTGTGGAGTAGAAAGTGACAAAATAGGATCTTCGCATATAGGGTTTGCTATAGGGCCAAGAATAAATGCATCAGGTAGATTAGGTTATTCAAAGTTAGGGGTTGAATTGTTTACCACAAAATCACCTGAAAAAGCTAAAGAAATAGCTAATATACTAGAAGAAAAAAATAATGAAAGACAATTAATAGAAGCTAAGATGTATCAAGAAGCAGAAGCTATCATAGAATCTAATGAAAGATATAAAAATGATAAAGTCTTAGTTATAGCTAAAGAAGGGTGGCAACATGGAATAATAGGCATCGTTGCATCTAAATTAACAGAAAAGTATTATAAGCCAACAATATTATTAACTATAGAAGGTGGAGAAGCTACTGGTTCAGCAAGATCTATAAAAGGATTTAGTATATTTGATGCGCTAGTTAGGTGTAAAGACTTATTAAATAAATTTGGAGGTCATGAGCAAGCTGCAGGCCTAGGATTGGACTCTGATAAGGTAGAACAACTTTCAATACAAGTAAATAAGTTTGCTCAATACGAATTAAGTGAAGAGGATTTAATTGAAAATATAAAAGTTGAGTTTGAGTTAGAAGAACATGCAATAAATTTAGAGTTAGTAGAAGAACTTCATAAATTAGAACCATTTGGATTAAGTAATCCTAATCCTAGATTTATAGTTCGAGATGCAATACTTAAAAATATAATGGCTATAGGTAAAAACAAACAGCATCTGAAGTTTACTATAGAAAAAGAAAAATCATATGATTGTATAGGATTTAATATGGCATATTTAAAAGGTGGATTTAATCCAGGTGATAAAGTAGATGTTCTATTTCAACTAGATGAAAATAATTTTATGGGCAATCGTAGTGTCCAATTTTTACTAAAAGATATGAGGTTATCACATCCTAAAAACACAAGTTTAAATGAGGATTCAATAGAATTATTTGAAAAAATTATCCCTGATATAGAGAACTTATACAAATTTAGTGATGTGAATGAAGAAGTTATTTGTAACAAAATGAATGCATCAAATATAGAGGAAGCCTTAAATGGAAATAAAAATATAAATATATTCGAACATATAACTAAGAATACTTTAATTATAGCAAATACAGTTAATGGATTTTATAATGCATTATCAGATATATCATTAGTTGATGAGGCAATTTGTGGAGAATTTGAAGTCAGTTATAATAATTTTACTAGTAATAATGATAAACTACAACTTATATTTTCTCCAAATATTGATAAAATAGACATAAAAAGATATAATAATATTATTCTTTATGATTATTTGTATAATAAAGGCGATTATTCGTATTTATGCACGAACACGAATAATGAAACTTCAATTATCAAATATTATAGCCAAACGGATTTAATTTATTTAAATAATATTGTAAATAACTTAGTTTCAGATCGAGAAGAGTTCATTTCAGTATATAAGATAGTTTTAAGTCAAAAAAATATAGAAATCAATTTAAAGGACATAAAAAAGGTATTTAATATGATACCTCTAAAGCTATTTGCAATAATAAAAGTATTTAAAGAATTGTCATTACTAGATTTTGGATTTAAACATGATGAAATATTAAATACAAAATCTATTTATATAAATATACTACCAAAACCAAATAAAAAGCTAAACTTAGATGAAAGTAAGATACTTAAAAACTTGAAAGAGTTGAGCAAAGAATACAAAGAAAGCTATTAG
- a CDS encoding ABC1 kinase family protein, with protein MRVSYKDLRRYKEIVHILIKYGFSFIVEKLNIEGVAYRIPITNPSDEIKNMSTGEKIRRAIEELGPTYIKLGQILSTRKDLLDQDIIDELSKLRDNVEPYDTNIAKEIFKHEVGLDIEKVFVDFNDKPLAAASIGQAYEAKLQTGESVIVKIQRPNIEETIKSDLEILKTMAVALKDFNKDIEVDLIQIVEEFQTQLLRELDYNFEAINAIKFRKIFRDSSEVYIPEIYSKYSTKRVLVMEKINGVKLSDIKKIRSNGWNTKNISDIGVRSLFKQIFEHGFFHADPHPGNIFVLGENKISYIDFGMIGIVDKKTLNLLNEVAIAVIEKNVDRVIYILMEMDALNTEIDISGLRQDLLYLMHYYYDVPIEKISIGDIMNEVFRFFRKYKVSIPSQLATLAKTVITLEGTGRELNPAFSVSSIGKEFMKYYYVNKFNPQRVFMNTKHATEEMILDIKTLPKQMRGILRNIEKNNIKIQIDDVKFESLERRITDLTTQISLSLVLASIVVGSSLIIASPNINGNSWIRFTALSGFFISFIIGLLLVIKIFRSQYRKK; from the coding sequence ATGAGAGTAAGTTACAAGGACTTAAGAAGATATAAAGAGATAGTTCATATATTAATAAAATACGGATTTTCATTTATAGTAGAAAAATTAAACATAGAGGGCGTAGCTTATAGAATACCAATAACAAATCCATCTGATGAAATAAAGAATATGTCAACAGGTGAGAAGATAAGAAGAGCAATAGAAGAACTAGGACCTACTTATATAAAATTAGGTCAAATTCTTAGCACAAGAAAAGATTTATTAGATCAAGATATTATAGATGAATTAAGTAAACTTAGAGATAATGTAGAGCCGTATGATACAAATATAGCAAAAGAAATATTTAAGCATGAAGTAGGATTAGATATAGAAAAAGTATTTGTAGATTTTAATGATAAGCCTTTAGCCGCAGCATCAATTGGACAAGCATATGAAGCTAAGTTACAAACTGGTGAGTCAGTTATTGTAAAAATTCAAAGGCCTAATATTGAAGAAACAATAAAATCAGATTTAGAAATACTAAAGACCATGGCAGTAGCATTAAAAGATTTTAATAAGGATATAGAAGTTGACCTAATACAGATAGTTGAAGAATTTCAAACACAATTACTTAGAGAGCTTGACTATAATTTTGAAGCCATAAATGCTATAAAATTCAGAAAAATATTTAGAGATAGCAGTGAAGTATACATTCCAGAAATATACAGTAAATATAGTACTAAACGTGTATTAGTAATGGAAAAGATTAATGGAGTTAAATTAAGTGATATAAAGAAAATTAGAAGTAATGGATGGAATACCAAAAACATTAGTGATATAGGTGTAAGATCTTTATTTAAACAAATTTTCGAACATGGATTTTTTCATGCAGATCCTCACCCAGGTAATATATTTGTATTAGGAGAAAATAAAATCTCATATATTGATTTTGGGATGATAGGTATAGTAGATAAAAAAACCTTAAACTTATTAAATGAAGTAGCTATAGCAGTTATCGAAAAAAATGTAGATCGAGTAATTTATATTTTAATGGAAATGGATGCATTAAACACAGAAATTGATATAAGTGGACTTAGACAAGATCTATTATATCTAATGCATTATTATTATGATGTTCCGATAGAAAAAATTAGTATTGGAGACATAATGAATGAAGTATTTAGATTTTTTAGAAAGTATAAAGTATCAATTCCTTCTCAATTGGCAACGTTAGCTAAAACTGTAATAACTCTAGAAGGAACAGGCAGAGAATTAAATCCGGCTTTTTCAGTTTCATCAATAGGAAAAGAATTTATGAAATATTATTATGTGAATAAATTTAATCCGCAAAGAGTGTTCATGAATACAAAGCATGCTACAGAAGAAATGATTTTAGATATTAAAACTTTACCAAAGCAAATGAGGGGTATACTTAGAAATATAGAAAAAAATAATATCAAAATTCAAATAGACGATGTTAAATTTGAGTCATTAGAAAGAAGAATAACTGATTTAACTACTCAAATATCTTTAAGTTTGGTATTAGCATCTATAGTTGTAGGTTCATCGTTAATAATAGCATCGCCAAATATAAATGGAAACAGTTGGATAAGATTTACAGCTTTATCTGGGTTCTTTATATCTTTTATAATAGGACTACTGTTAGTAATTAAGATATTTAGATCGCAGTATAGGAAGAAATAG
- a CDS encoding gamma carbonic anhydrase family protein, with protein sequence MIKGYQGTEPKIDESVFIAESADVVGKVTIEKNANIWYNVVIRADENTVTIGENTNIQDGSVIHICKDHPTVVGKNVTVGHKALIHGCTIGDNTLIGMGSIVLDGAEIGEYTLLGAGSLVPPGKKIPSGVLAFGSPAQVVRELNEKEKENLVNSALKYVETANNHK encoded by the coding sequence ATGATAAAAGGGTATCAAGGTACAGAACCGAAAATTGATGAGTCTGTGTTTATAGCAGAAAGTGCAGATGTTGTAGGTAAGGTTACAATAGAAAAAAATGCAAATATATGGTATAACGTAGTTATAAGAGCAGATGAAAATACTGTTACAATAGGGGAAAATACAAATATACAAGATGGAAGTGTAATTCATATATGTAAAGACCATCCTACTGTAGTTGGAAAAAATGTAACTGTTGGACATAAAGCATTAATACATGGATGTACAATAGGAGATAATACTTTAATAGGTATGGGATCAATAGTATTAGATGGAGCTGAAATAGGAGAGTACACTTTACTAGGTGCGGGAAGTTTAGTTCCTCCAGGCAAAAAAATACCATCAGGTGTATTAGCTTTTGGATCTCCAGCTCAAGTAGTAAGAGAGTTAAATGAAAAAGAAAAAGAAAATCTTGTGAATTCTGCTTTAAAATATGTAGAAACTGCAAATAATCATAAATAG
- the scfB gene encoding thioether cross-link-forming SCIFF peptide maturase has translation MSMIHKFSMNGYNIVLDVNGGAVHVVDEVAYNLVDYYKENTKEEILNILGAQYSKEQITEAYEEIETLENEGLLYTEDNYQFHPSFVDRKKVVKALCLHVAHDCNLKCKYCFAAQGDFGGAKELMSFEVGKKAIDYLIANSGNRRNLEIDFFGGEPLMNFDVVKQLVEYGRSVEKENNKNIRFTITTNGILLDDEKIEYINENMHNVVLSLDGRKEVNDNMRPTLNDKGSHDIILPKFKKLVENRPKDKYYYIRGTFTRDNLDFSKDVMHFANEGFKLTSVEPVVGEESNPYALREEDMPRVFEEYEKLAVEYADMKVKGDDFKFFHFMIDLNQGPCVIKRITGCGAGNEYLSITPEGDIYPCHQFVGNEEYKMANILDEEIVFPEDLTESFRNAHVYSKEDCKKCWNKFYCSGGCHANATNFNGDVMKPYELGCEMQKKRTECSIMIQAKLLLEGE, from the coding sequence ATGAGTATGATACATAAGTTTTCAATGAACGGATACAATATAGTACTAGATGTAAATGGAGGGGCAGTTCATGTAGTTGATGAAGTAGCTTATAATTTAGTAGATTACTATAAAGAAAATACAAAAGAGGAAATATTAAATATACTAGGAGCACAATACTCAAAAGAACAAATAACAGAAGCATATGAGGAAATAGAGACTTTAGAAAACGAAGGTCTTTTATATACAGAAGATAATTATCAGTTTCATCCAAGCTTTGTAGATAGAAAAAAAGTTGTAAAAGCTTTATGTCTACATGTAGCTCATGACTGTAATTTAAAATGTAAATACTGCTTTGCTGCTCAAGGAGATTTTGGTGGAGCTAAAGAATTAATGAGCTTCGAAGTTGGTAAAAAAGCTATCGACTATTTAATAGCTAACTCAGGAAACAGAAGAAACTTAGAAATAGATTTCTTTGGTGGAGAGCCTTTAATGAACTTTGATGTTGTTAAACAATTAGTTGAGTACGGAAGAAGTGTAGAAAAGGAAAATAACAAGAATATAAGATTTACAATAACAACTAATGGAATATTATTAGATGATGAGAAGATAGAGTACATAAATGAAAATATGCACAATGTTGTATTAAGTTTAGATGGAAGAAAAGAAGTAAATGATAACATGAGACCAACATTAAATGATAAAGGTAGTCATGATATAATATTACCTAAGTTCAAAAAACTAGTAGAAAATAGACCTAAGGACAAATATTATTACATAAGAGGTACTTTTACAAGAGATAACCTAGATTTCTCTAAAGATGTTATGCATTTTGCAAACGAAGGATTTAAACTTACGTCAGTAGAGCCAGTTGTAGGTGAAGAATCTAATCCATATGCACTTAGAGAAGAAGATATGCCTAGAGTATTTGAAGAATATGAAAAGCTAGCTGTTGAGTATGCTGACATGAAAGTAAAAGGGGATGACTTTAAGTTCTTCCACTTTATGATAGATTTAAACCAAGGTCCATGTGTAATAAAAAGAATAACAGGATGTGGTGCAGGTAATGAATACTTATCAATAACTCCAGAAGGAGATATATATCCATGTCATCAATTTGTTGGAAATGAAGAATATAAAATGGCTAATATATTAGATGAAGAGATAGTATTCCCAGAAGACTTAACAGAAAGCTTCAGAAATGCACATGTGTATAGTAAAGAAGACTGTAAAAAATGTTGGAATAAATTCTACTGTTCTGGTGGATGTCATGCAAATGCAACTAATTTTAATGGAGATGTAATGAAACCATATGAACTTGGTTGTGAAATGCAAAAGAAACGTACAGAATGTTCAATAATGATACAAGCAAAATTATTATTAGAAGGTGAATAA
- the scfA gene encoding six-cysteine ranthipeptide SCIFF: MEKKHIKTLSKATLKNSAAKGGCGECQTSCQSACKTSCTVANQECER, encoded by the coding sequence ATGGAAAAAAAGCATATTAAAACTTTATCTAAAGCTACTTTAAAGAATAGTGCTGCAAAAGGTGGATGTGGAGAATGTCAAACATCTTGCCAATCAGCTTGTAAAACTTCTTGTACAGTTGCAAACCAAGAGTGTGAAAGATAA
- a CDS encoding TIGR04086 family membrane protein: MEKSNHILKGLGYAYILTLVTLLIYNLILTFTSVSGSSIAMASSFITTISSAFGGFYASKHIKEKGLIYGLLVGLMYIVCLILIVFLAKDQFAFEIDMLYKVLLVSLSGGIGGVLGVNFK, encoded by the coding sequence ATGGAAAAATCTAATCATATTCTAAAAGGGCTAGGATATGCATACATATTAACTTTAGTAACACTATTAATTTATAATTTAATATTGACATTTACTAGTGTATCAGGAAGCAGTATTGCGATGGCTTCATCATTTATAACAACAATATCATCAGCTTTTGGAGGATTTTATGCCTCTAAACATATAAAAGAAAAAGGTCTTATATACGGACTTTTAGTTGGTTTAATGTACATAGTATGCCTTATATTAATAGTATTTTTAGCTAAAGATCAATTTGCTTTCGAAATTGACATGCTATATAAAGTGTTACTAGTATCTCTGTCAGGAGGTATAGGTGGAGTTTTAGGTGTAAACTTTAAATAG
- the yajC gene encoding preprotein translocase subunit YajC yields MGSTQQMIMGILMWVAVFAVFYFLLIRPQKKKEKQLKEMRETLSVGDKVSTIGGIIATVAKVEEDHVVLELGPNRNKVPFEKWAIGTVEPKKKSE; encoded by the coding sequence ATGGGATCAACTCAACAGATGATAATGGGAATATTAATGTGGGTAGCAGTATTTGCTGTATTCTACTTCTTATTAATAAGACCTCAAAAGAAAAAAGAAAAGCAATTAAAAGAAATGAGAGAGACTTTATCAGTTGGAGATAAAGTTAGCACTATAGGTGGAATAATAGCTACAGTTGCAAAAGTTGAAGAAGATCATGTTGTATTAGAATTAGGTCCAAACAGAAATAAAGTTCCATTTGAAAAATGGGCTATAGGAACTGTTGAACCAAAGAAAAAATCAGAATAA
- the tgt gene encoding tRNA guanosine(34) transglycosylase Tgt yields the protein MSAIRYELIKTCKQSGARLGRLHTPHGVIETPIFMPVGTQATVKSMTPEELKEIGSQIILSNTYHLYMRPGHDLVKEAGGLHKFMNWDKPILTDSGGFQVFSLGPLRKITEEGVHFRSHIDGSKHFISPEKAMEIQNALGSDIMMAFDECAPYPADREYVKNSLERTTRWLKRCKEAHTNTEKQALFGIIQGGMYKDLREQSAKEILELDLPGYAVGGLSVGEPKELMYEVLDYTVPLMPENKPRYLMGVGSPDDLLEGVIRGIDMFDCVLPTRIARNGTAMTSVGKIVVRNASYARDFGPLDPNCDCYCCRNYSRAYIRHLVKANEILASRLITTHNLHFLLNLMKQVREAIMEDRLLDFKEEFFKAYGYTK from the coding sequence ATGAGTGCAATAAGATATGAACTTATAAAAACATGTAAACAAAGTGGAGCTAGACTAGGTAGATTACACACTCCACATGGAGTTATAGAAACTCCTATATTTATGCCTGTTGGGACTCAAGCAACAGTAAAGTCAATGACTCCAGAAGAACTTAAGGAAATAGGTTCTCAAATAATATTAAGTAATACGTATCACTTATATATGAGACCGGGGCATGATTTAGTTAAAGAAGCTGGCGGACTTCATAAATTTATGAATTGGGATAAACCAATACTTACAGATAGTGGAGGTTTCCAAGTATTCAGTCTAGGGCCACTTAGAAAAATAACTGAAGAAGGTGTACATTTTAGATCTCATATAGATGGATCTAAACATTTTATAAGTCCAGAAAAAGCTATGGAAATACAAAATGCTTTAGGATCAGATATAATGATGGCATTTGATGAATGTGCTCCATATCCTGCAGATAGAGAATATGTTAAAAACTCTTTAGAAAGAACTACTAGATGGTTAAAAAGATGCAAAGAAGCACATACAAACACTGAAAAACAAGCATTATTTGGTATAATACAAGGTGGTATGTACAAAGACTTAAGAGAGCAATCAGCTAAAGAAATCTTAGAATTAGATTTACCTGGATATGCAGTAGGTGGACTTAGTGTTGGTGAGCCTAAGGAGTTAATGTATGAAGTATTAGATTATACAGTGCCTTTAATGCCAGAAAATAAGCCAAGATATTTAATGGGAGTAGGAAGTCCTGACGATTTACTTGAAGGTGTTATAAGAGGAATAGATATGTTTGACTGTGTACTTCCGACTCGTATAGCTAGAAATGGTACAGCTATGACAAGTGTTGGTAAAATTGTAGTCAGAAATGCTTCATATGCTAGAGATTTTGGTCCATTAGATCCAAATTGTGATTGCTACTGTTGTAGAAATTACTCTAGAGCATATATCAGACACTTAGTAAAAGCTAATGAAATATTAGCATCAAGACTTATAACTACACATAACTTACACTTCTTATTAAACTTAATGAAGCAAGTAAGAGAAGCTATAATGGAAGATAGGTTATTAGATTTTAAAGAAGAGTTCTTTAAAGCTTATGGGTACACAAAGTAA